The DNA segment ATCGGGATTAGCGTTCTCCTTTCAGTCGGAGACAAGCCGTACAGATCACGGGCTTGTTGACGAAGCAGCAATTCTTATCATTTTCTGTCACTGCGAGACGCGAAGCGGTGAAGCAGTCTGTATAACTCCTTTTTAGTTATTAAAATAGATTGCTTCTACCGCGCTTTAATAAGTTTTGTAGCGCGGCATCGCAATGATAAAACCGGGTATGTCAACACGCCCATCACGGGGGCTGGCTGGCTGGTCATCCTCATCACGGGCTAACGATATCTAAGACAAATCAGCCGGAAATCGGGATTAGCCGTACGTATCATGGCACGGGATGCCTAATACCTCCAACACGTACTAATGATATATACCTACAATCTCTTTAGCTCGGATAAAAGGTCGCCTCGCGACCTTCACATTTTCCGCATGGTATGTTATAATATTCCACCGATTACAGGAGGCATGAGTATGCACCCCAAGGCTCTCGAAGTGATGAAAAAATATACCACCCTGACCGACTCGCTGTCCCATAAGGACCCCGGCTCGCAGGAATATATCAAGACCGCGAAGGAACGCGCCGAGCTCGAGCCGTTCGTCGATAAGTACAATCTGGTGGCGGCGGTCGAGAAGGAGATCGAGGATAACGACGCGCTGATGCGCGGCGACACCGACCCGGACATCCGTGATATGGCGAAAGCCGAGCTGGATAACCTTTATCAGCGGAAAGAACAGCTCGAACAGGAAGTCCTCGCGATGCTGTTGCCGAAGGACGAAAGGAAGTCCCGTAATATTATAGTAGAAATCCGCGCGGGGGCGGGCGGGGACGAAGCCGCGATATTCGCGGGCGACCTGTTCCGCATGTACACCCGTTACGCGGAAATCAAGCGTTGGAAGTACGAGATCATCGACTTTAACGAGATCGGCCTCGGCGGATATAAGGAAATAGTCTTCTCCATGAAGGGGAAGGACTTATACGGGTACATGAAGTACGAGAGCGGGGTGCACCGCGTCCAGCGGGTGCCGTTGACCGAGGCGGGCGGACGCCTGCATACCTCCACTGCGTCGGTGGCTGTGATGCCCGAGGCGAAGGAAGTGGACGTGCAGATCGACGAAAAGGACCTGCGTATCGACGTGTACCGCGCGAGCGGCGCGGGCGGCCAGCATGTCAACAAGACCGACTCCGCGGTGCGTATCACCCACCTTCCCACGATGGTGGTGGTGACCTGCCAGGACGAACGTTCCCAGCTCCAGAACCGCGACCGCGCGATGCAGGTACTCCGCGCGAAGCTGTACGATATGGAAGTCCAGAAGAAGATGAACGAGGAGACCGAGGCGCGCCGTTCCATGATCGGGTCGCAGGAGCGCGCGGAGAAAATCCGTACCTATAACTATCCCCAGAACCGGATCACCGACCACCGGATCAACCTTACCCTCTATAAGCTCGACATCATTATGAACGGCGACCTGGACGAACTGATCAACGCGCTCATTCTCGACGAGCAACAGTCCATGCTGAATACGCTGGATTAGTATGACAGCCGGGGAGATATACGAGTACGCGTCGGGGGAATTTGAACATGCGGGAATACCGACCCCCAAGACCGACGCGGGCATCCTGATCGCGCACGGGCTGGGACTGGAACGTATCGATATATTTCTCAGGAAGGACGAGAAGCTCGGGATATTCCGAAAGTCCCGGATAATGAAAATGATCCGGCGGCGGCTCGCATTCGAGCCGGTCGCGTATATCATCGGATACCGTTATTTCTACCTCGATAAATTCAAGGTCGACCCTACCGTACTGATTCCCCGATGCGACACGGAACATATTATCTATACCGCCGAGACCCTCGGTAAAGAACGCGGGGGATTTCGCCGAATCCTCGATATCGGCGCTGGAAGCGGGGCGATCACCGTATCGCTCGCGAAACTTTTCCCGGACGCCGCGGTGATCGGCATCGACCTGTTCACCGGGACCGCGGAGCGGAATATCAAAGCGCTCGGCGCATCCAACGCGTACATCCTGCGGCAGGACGTGATGGAGCTCGAACCGTCGCCGGGGACGAAGTTCGACCTGATCGCGTCGAACCCGCCGTACCTGTCGGATGAGGATATGGAGAAACTTTCCCCCGAGGTGCGGGACTACGAGCCGGCCGACGCGCTTTACGGCGGCCCGGACGGGATGGATTTTTACCGGCGTATCGCGGATATAGCGGGCGGACTTCTCACGGATGACGGGGTTATCCTATTGGAGACCGACTTCAAATGGGAGCAGGTGTCGGAGATATTCGCCGCAAAGGGCTTTTTCGTCCAGCAGCCGGTCAAGGATTATAATCATTTCGAGCGGGTGCTTGTCGTCAGAAAAACACTGCCCGAATCTTGAAATATAACCCGTTTTCCTTTAACTTATTGTCGTTTATAAATCGGGTTGTTGACGAAGATGGAAATTTAATTATTTTCCGTCACTGCGATACCCCGCGAATCAAAAATATTGCGGCGCGGGGTTCGCAATGATGAGCCTTCTCTAGTATAGGATTTATGGGACAGCCACAATACCATGAAGAGTTCGTCATCAAGCTCTAAATCGGCCCGGCATATTTTACCGATAGATGATTCCGGCCGGTAAAGATTCTTAGGCTTGACACTTTAAACTTGTAACTTTTTACTTATTTTGGGGAGGATGAATTAATGCAGTTAAGGAAGGGAATGAATAATTTTTGGATGAAGGCGGGGGTGTTCTCCGCGATAGCCGTGGGGTTACTGATAACCGGGATTTGTACCCTGTCCGGCGAAAACGCGGCTCAGAAGGCGGTCGACCCGAAGGCGCTCGGTTTTTACTCGGAGGGACTTTACCGTCACAGCTACGAGGAGGTCTCGAAGATGAGCGCGCCGTCGGCGGCGGATTTTTACCTCGCCGCGCGGAGCTTGCAGGAACTGAAAAAACTTGCCGACGCGGTGAAGTACTTCCGTAAGATCGACGTCAAAGCGCTCGGGGAATGCAAGGACGGCAAGTTCCTGACGGAGAACTACGAGTACTATTTCCCGAAAGCCCTGATCGACTCTCCCGAAACCTATACCGATTCTCTCGATATCGTGTCCAATATCCTGATCGGAATGAACCCCAAGTCGATGTTCTACGAGGATGTCGGGGAAATCTACCTGTTCTTCCTGTGGAAAAACCAGAAATACACGACCCTGACGAATAACAAGCTCCTGAAACTATCCAACGCCAATCCGTTTATCCCGCTCGCGCAGTATATGCTGGGCGATAAAAAGAAGATCGACGCGGCGTTGAACCGTTACTACGATATCCCGAATAAAAGCGTCTATAAGACCATACTCGATAAGCTCGCTCCCGAGGATCTTCCCACCCTATGGAGCCTCAAACGCGCGTACACGATCGCGCTCGATTTGCAGTTGAACGGGTTCGCGTCGAAACTACTCGAACGGGTTTACCAGCTCGAGAAGGATAAGGACTACTACGAACGAAATAAATGCATCCTGCTGATACGCGCCGGGGAGAAGCAGAAGGCTATCGACGGGCTGAAGAAGCATATCCAGTCCGGCAAGGCATCGATCGCGTCGTTCTCGTTCCTCCTGCGCAACCTGAAGAAGAAGGGGACATGGAAGGACGCCTACGATGTGGTCAAGCTCGCGGAGGCTAAGTATCCGGGCGAGTTCACCGACAGCTTCGTGACCATCCTGAAAAATCTCGGGTATGCCGACGAATTATCCGAGTGGCTTCTCAAGCATATCAATAATTCCAAACTGGTCGATAAGTACGGCGCGGTCACTGTGCAGACTCTCCTCCGCAAGGACGAGAAGAAAGCGCGCGAATTGATGGATAAAATGCTGGCTAAGGTGAACGATTATAACGTGCTTCTCGTGTCGGCGCTTTTATATCAGGAACGAGGCGAGCCCGAAAAGGCGTACCCGCAGTTCCTCAGGGTCATGCTCTATTACCC comes from the Brevinematales bacterium genome and includes:
- the prmC gene encoding peptide chain release factor N(5)-glutamine methyltransferase is translated as MTAGEIYEYASGEFEHAGIPTPKTDAGILIAHGLGLERIDIFLRKDEKLGIFRKSRIMKMIRRRLAFEPVAYIIGYRYFYLDKFKVDPTVLIPRCDTEHIIYTAETLGKERGGFRRILDIGAGSGAITVSLAKLFPDAAVIGIDLFTGTAERNIKALGASNAYILRQDVMELEPSPGTKFDLIASNPPYLSDEDMEKLSPEVRDYEPADALYGGPDGMDFYRRIADIAGGLLTDDGVILLETDFKWEQVSEIFAAKGFFVQQPVKDYNHFERVLVVRKTLPES
- a CDS encoding transglycosylase SLT domain-containing protein, translating into MQLRKGMNNFWMKAGVFSAIAVGLLITGICTLSGENAAQKAVDPKALGFYSEGLYRHSYEEVSKMSAPSAADFYLAARSLQELKKLADAVKYFRKIDVKALGECKDGKFLTENYEYYFPKALIDSPETYTDSLDIVSNILIGMNPKSMFYEDVGEIYLFFLWKNQKYTTLTNNKLLKLSNANPFIPLAQYMLGDKKKIDAALNRYYDIPNKSVYKTILDKLAPEDLPTLWSLKRAYTIALDLQLNGFASKLLERVYQLEKDKDYYERNKCILLIRAGEKQKAIDGLKKHIQSGKASIASFSFLLRNLKKKGTWKDAYDVVKLAEAKYPGEFTDSFVTILKNLGYADELSEWLLKHINNSKLVDKYGAVTVQTLLRKDEKKARELMDKMLAKVNDYNVLLVSALLYQERGEPEKAYPQFLRVMLYYPFTYEWVVAMRYEPALREKYPDVFDKILGEWMKWAKNQSMKKMLQVYLGFAEADPIVFEKQIGMKNIGKQLTSYRTSMKGILKASKEIPEVAQAMTLADHGWNLELFKYVEAALDKVCRNTKDGKLDDELKWKYTYHYKEVYRALKLWGNVVSRFNTWSFSLIGGRMYHPVLPKESFQDLYPLMEFDMIVKTVGDTNRTLWMLSSFREESHFRKLVTSWVGAVGYAQVMPYTAEGLKKNMKEPYLELRDFEDNIRMGMQLFNYLFKLYGDNYAFALGAYNAGEGAVNKWKTAVTYKNELWIECILYDETRNYVKRIMLTRYYYSMLYGFPKFKYVSFH
- the prfA gene encoding peptide chain release factor 1, producing the protein MHPKALEVMKKYTTLTDSLSHKDPGSQEYIKTAKERAELEPFVDKYNLVAAVEKEIEDNDALMRGDTDPDIRDMAKAELDNLYQRKEQLEQEVLAMLLPKDERKSRNIIVEIRAGAGGDEAAIFAGDLFRMYTRYAEIKRWKYEIIDFNEIGLGGYKEIVFSMKGKDLYGYMKYESGVHRVQRVPLTEAGGRLHTSTASVAVMPEAKEVDVQIDEKDLRIDVYRASGAGGQHVNKTDSAVRITHLPTMVVVTCQDERSQLQNRDRAMQVLRAKLYDMEVQKKMNEETEARRSMIGSQERAEKIRTYNYPQNRITDHRINLTLYKLDIIMNGDLDELINALILDEQQSMLNTLD